The Kiritimatiellia bacterium DNA segment AGCAGCAGCAGCGTGGTGAGCGTCGTGCGGATCAGCGCTCCACGGTTCATCACTATCTCCTTACGTCCGTTCCGGCCGCCGCGTTACAGCAGCGGCAATGGCGGGCGGGCGTTCGCGCTTCGGGATTCCACCAGTCGGAAGCTCACCGGAATCCGGTAGGTTGCCGGTCCGGAGCCTGGGAACGGCGCTGCGCGCCGCACCGCGGCCAACGCGGCGGCGACCAGCCGCGGGATGTCGCCGGCGCCCTCGAGCGATTCGATCGAGCCGTCTTCGCGCAGCCGCAGCACGATCCAGACGCGCCCTTCCTCGCCGCGGATCCGCGAGGCCTCGGGGTAGCGAAGCGCCCGCATGATCGCTTCTCGCACCGCCTGCCAGCGCGGAGACTCCGGCGGCACGCTCGGTGGCTGCTCGGCGGGCGGCGGCTCGAGCGCGGCCAGCAGCTCCTCGAGCGCCCGATCGAGGTCCGGCGCAGGTTCCGCGCTCGAGCGTGGCCATTCAACCGCGGCGATCTCGATTGCGGGCAGCTCCGGAATCGGCAGCGGCTCCGGAGCCGAGATCGATCGCGGCGGCAGCTCGGGCAGCGGAGGCGGGGGCGGCTCGCGCGGTGGCGAGCTCACCCACCGGCCGACGTCCACCGCCACCACCACAGGTCGATCGCCGTTCGTCGCCGGCCGCCGCACGACGACCACATTCCCCAGCACCGCGAGCAGCGCGCCATGGATCGCCAACGATGCGATCGCGGCGTACTTCTGCAGTGGCGGCTGCTGGCGCCGCAGTCGCCAGGCCGCCGCGCTCGCGCCCGTTCGCGCCGGCAACCGGCGCGCTCGCAGAACCGGCGGCCGGCGCATTCCGCGCGTCGCCGTGCGGATGAGCGTTGTGCGGCTCATGTCCCGGTCATCTTCCGTTTCGACCGCTCCGCTGGACGGGACTCGCTGCAGATTTACAGGTACCCGCCGCAGTCTGTAGCATACGCTGTTCGGGCTGGGCTCGCGAATGAACCGCTTGTTCGCATGGATGTTGACCGCCGCCGCGGGCAGTCATTGGGTGAGTGCAGAAGTTCGGCCCTGGCTGGATTTCGAGGGTTCCGATGCCGGCGCCGCGTGGAGGGCCGGGCGCGGCGCGTCGGTTCAGGTGGTGGAGGCGGTTGCGCCGGCGGGCGGCGGGGGGCCGGCGCCGCGGCCGGAGGGCCATGCGCTGCGCATCAGTGCGGGGGCCGGCGGCGGTGTGCTGCTGAGCCAGGTACCGGACGGCCTTGCGCAGGCCTGCGCGATTCGTCTGTGGCTGCGGCGCATCGGGGGCCAGGGGGCGACGCCCGCCGAAATCGAAGTGCAGTTCATCGAGCCGGACGGCCGCTCGCGGTTCTGGCGCAAAGTGACGTTGAGCAACTCCGAGTGGGAGGCGTTCGAATTGCCGCTGCGCTTCTTCCGCACGACCGGCGCACGGCTGCCCGAATGGCGGCAGGTGCGCCATTTCAGCCTGTACGCTCGGCAGGCGGTGACCGCGGAGCTCGACGCGGTGACGGTGGTGTGCGCGGAGGGCTGCGGACCGGACATCTCGTTGCAGGAGCTGCGCGAGATCGCCTTCCCCGGCGCCCCGACCGGTACGGTGCGGCTGGTGCGGGATGCGGAGTCCGCCGTGATGACCGACTGCGCGGAGCTCGACCTGGCGGCGATCCGTACGGTGATGGGGCAACTGACTCGGGAACTGCGGAGGCTGCTGCCGTTTCTGCCGGCGCCGGCGCGGCCGCCGGTGCTGCTGGTGTTCGCGGACC contains these protein-coding regions:
- a CDS encoding TonB family protein; the protein is MSRTTLIRTATRGMRRPPVLRARRLPARTGASAAAWRLRRQQPPLQKYAAIASLAIHGALLAVLGNVVVVRRPATNGDRPVVVAVDVGRWVSSPPREPPPPPLPELPPRSISAPEPLPIPELPAIEIAAVEWPRSSAEPAPDLDRALEELLAALEPPPAEQPPSVPPESPRWQAVREAIMRALRYPEASRIRGEEGRVWIVLRLREDGSIESLEGAGDIPRLVAAALAAVRRAAPFPGSGPATYRIPVSFRLVESRSANARPPLPLL